Within Garra rufa chromosome 9, GarRuf1.0, whole genome shotgun sequence, the genomic segment ttttcatgtgtcttaaAAATGACTGAATGTGAGCTTATAgacaaaaatatgatttttactgTTAAAAATGAGCTCATGATTttgttgttcatgtcttttaaaAATGTGAGCTTACTGTTACAAAATAGGTGCTTACCTTTATAAgcaatgtaatgtaaatgcagaATAAGCCTAATAAAGTggttgatgtgggaaaaaaacttgttttaataatttataaattatttaatacaagTAAAGAATATATAAGATGAAAATTTCTGAAGTTTAGTCTATTAGCTGTTTTAAGTTATCTGTACTTAAACATATAAGTTAATTCAATGAAGAGACCACATTTGGTTAACTCAATTAATCGAGTTGTCGATTTCCCATTACTCAAACGAACTGAGGGAATCACTTTCCTCAAATCATTTGAGTAGTCTGAACTTATTCGGGTTTACAGTGTGTGGAAAATAGTTCAGGATTGCTTGCTGCCTTGCAGGTAATTGCAGAGGTTTTTAATATGGgacttattaatgtttttattattttaataggattaaaataaaaatgaagtgtTGTAATTTCCTTTTGAATATTGttgattgtgttttgtttttgtattaggTTTAGTTGATCGCTGTTCCTCCAGTGTTTACGTTAAATTTTTCTCAGCTAGCTGGTCTCGACATGTGTGCGCTGTATGCCTCCAGCGCAATTAAGATGTGATGAATGTTGTGAATCAGACTGGCTAGCTgagcgttttttttttcatcccttCATTCAGGAAAAGTCCTTGGGTTAcacagagcgcgtacacatgtaatgAGACGGATGCTGAgctgagttggacattgctgtatatcaaaggtaaaacatgatataaattctgttcagtttcttgcaaaaactgatcgtttcatgtcttaggacatcgatgtgtcgtcacgagccgcagggtgtaatttggatttgtctgtgcatgttgttctttacttttaaaggtctggagcccatccactgccattaaatcactaacagactgcaacggttggAGTTAAGAATTTTCGATTGTGTTCTACTGAGggaacaaagtcacctacatcttggatgccctgggggtaagcagataaacatcaaattttcattaaactatccctttaagactgctGCTTGCTCAATTGTTTGTAATACATGAGGATAGTTCACCCTTAAAACCACTGGTCTAATTATTTACATGTAAGTTTGTGTCACTGCTATTCTTCCTCCATAAATGGAGCACAGCGTTAGTTCGGGCAGGTCACGTTAGTCAAGCACTCAAAAGCTGTCATATATTAATTACTAAGTATAGGTGAATTTTATTGAGGAGGAGAAATGACTTgagtagaaataaataaataaataaatgtagaattacataaataaatggataaataaatgtagaaatacataaataaataaataaataaataaataaatgctgaaataaacaaataaataaataaatgcagatatgcataggctaaatgaatgaataaataattttgtcaaaagtgGCAAAAGTTTCAATTGTGCTatctttgtaatttttttattacatttattaatgtatttctgcatttaattttttatttatacttaaGTCATTTCTCGTTCAGTGTTTAGAAATGTACCATATTTTTCTAGATTTGCTTATATGCATGGCTGCAGTGTTGATGACAGGGTGTGTCAAATGAACGCATTGTCAGGTGATCAGGTGAAGTAAACTTCAACGTATAAGACTCATATCGAAGTTGTGTGTATCTGATGTTATTTAAACGACTGGCTTATAATGAGTCACTTTTCTCTCTGTTAGCCCCTCCTACTTTCAGTTCAGTGAAAAGTGAAACTTACTCCTATTTCCTGCTTTAGTGAATCAGCGTTATTTGGGTTTGACTCCGTCTGTTTCTAAAGGCTAGGATGTTTGTGAGCTACTATTTTATCTATTAAAATGGCAGAATCCAGTGTTTCTTTGGCTCATGATCAGTTCAGCTGTTCAATCTGCCTGGATCTGCTGAAGGATCCAGTGACCCTCgcctgtggacacagttactgtatgaGCTGTATTACAGGCGTCTGGGATCAGGAAGATCAGAAGGgctacagctgccctcagtgcagacagaccttcacTCCAAGACCTGTTTTAGGTAAAAACACCATGCTGGCTGAAGTGCTGGAGAAACTCAAGAATACAAAACTACAAGATGTTCATCCTGATCAATGTTGCTCTGAACCTGGAGATGTGGAGTGTGACGTTTGTACTGGGGACAAAAACAAAGCCATAaagtcctgtctggtgtgtcTGAACTCTTACTGTCAAAATCATCTTGAACAACATGAGACTTTCTTCAAAGGTAAGAGACACAATCTAATGGACgccactggacgactgcaggagatgatctgccCTCAACATGAGAAACTACTAGAGGTCTTCTGTCGTAGTGAACAGAAATGTATTTGCTTGCTGTGTGTGGTGGATAAACACAAAAATCACAGCACTATATCAGTTGCAGCAGCGAGGACTGAGAAACAGGTATGAAATAAAGAAAATGCTTAAATTAATGTCAAATGCattcaaaatatgttttattattgtaGTGTATCCCAGCTTCAGTCCTGGGGAACCACTTTGCACGTTTTTATAATTAACAAACCAGATTTTGATAATCAGCTTAAAGGACCAGAGAGAAGGACAAGAGACATGCAAAATCTGTAGAGCTGTGGGTCCCCAGAACCAGTGTGAGCCACTGGATTATAGCAGTGTGACTACTACAATGACTGATGTCTAAAAAGCATTTGAGCTACATGCATGTATAACATTAAAACTTCCCAACAGAGACAGTTGGAGGAAACACAGAGAGATTTTCAGAAGAGGATCAAGGAGAGACAGAAGATGCTTGAGAAGCTGAGAGGGACTGTAGAGTCTCATAAGGTGAGTTTTGAGCAGAAGAACAACTGCTGGCTGCTATAGAGCTGTTTCAGACTCAGTTAGGACTCTTCTCCAGTCAGTCAGTGAGGAGCCAGTGCTGGAGctctttcagtcccactgaagccCACTGTGGGGAACAAGCTTTGTGAGGTAGCAGTAAGAGCTGAGTGAATGGACTGATTCTAAtgcttctctctctctgtgtgtcctaacagcgctctgcacaggcagcagtggaggacagtgagagaATCTTTACTGAGCTGATCCGCTCCATTGAGAAAAGCCGCTCTGAGGTGACACAGTTGATCAGGGATCGAGAAAAGGCtgcagtgagtcgagctgaaggaCGACTGAAGCGACTAGAACAGGAGATTGatgatctgaggaggagagatgttgagctggagcagctttcacaAACAGTTGATGACATCCATTTCATCCAGGTAACATAGATCTGACAAACAGGACAGTGGTCTTAAGGGAAGAGCATGTTGTACAAAGATTGTGTTTCTATCAAACGTTTATGTGTCTTTAGCTGATTTTTCTATTGTGTCttctattgtgtgtgtgtgtgtgtgtgtgtgtgtgtgtgtgtgtgtgtgtgtgcgtgcaccgGGTATTCATCAAGTTAGGGGGGCCAAATGTCCCCAcgaggatagtaataccagtaaaatttgaccttgtggggacatttcttaagTCCCCATGAGggaacaggcttataaatcatgcacaatgagtttttttgaggaagaaaaagtgtgcacaatctcctgtgagggctaggtttaggtgtagggtaggtgtagggccatagaaaatacggtttgtatggtatgaaaaccattacgcctatggaatgtccccataaaacatgtaaacccaacatgtgtgtgtgtgtgtgtgtgtgtgtgtgtgtgtgtgtgtgtgtagagttTCCAGTCTCTCTCTTCTCCTGGATCTACAGACTCACCCAGCATCACTGTCAGTTCTCATCTTTCTTTTGATGATGTTGGTAAATCTGTTACTCACCTGAGAGAGAAACTGGAGCGTTTCTGCAGAGAGGAGATAGAGAAGATAACTGGTAAATGTAAGTACTGGATAATTTATGTAATGtcagtaaaaattaaatattaaatagatttacatttatttttctttgtacttttattAATATTGACAGTAACATACATTGAGATCTTTCCCACGTCTGAGCCCAAGACCCGGGAGGAATTTTTACAATGTAAGTTTTTCCACACTCACCCACACACTACTGCATTAATATACCCCTTTATAGTCTGATTAacactttaaataaaaacaatttctcTGTGAATCTTAAAGTTGaataaaattaatgaatgaataaaaataaaactcttGCATTTGTTAATGTTTCTAAACATTATATTcatatttgttttgtttccatcagattcccatcagTTCACTCTGGACATAAATACAGCACATAAAAAAATGTGTCTGTCTGAGAGGAACAGAGTGATAACATACACTAACACAGTCCAGCCGTATCCTGGTCATCCAGGCAGATTTGATACTGTGGagcaggtgttgtgtagagagagtgtgtgtggacgctgttactgggaggttGAGTGGAGTGGTAAGGTGGgaatatcagtgtcatataaaagcatcagcaggaagggagaAGAAAATGAATGTATTTTTGGACGCAACACTCAGTCTTGGAGATTAATTTGCTCTCCATCCAGATGTTCATTCTGGCACAATAGCAAAAAGACTAAACTGTCTGTAGTCTCCAGCTCCTctagaataggagtgtatgtggatcatgGTGCAGGAACTCTTTGTTTCTACAGAGTCTCTAACACAATGACCCTCATTCACAGAGTCctcaccacattcactcagcctcTCTGTCCTGGGTTTaggatttattttttaactgcatcacacatttcaaaagtaaaactGTGTGAATTGAACTGTATTGAAGGTACAGAGAATCATGTTTGAGGTCAATGGAAAATCGTTATCAGTGAAATGCTGAGTGGAGTCTTTTCTTTATTTCCAGattaataaatcaatatattattttaactCCTGTACATTTGTAATGTAACTTAATTACTTGCTTAAAGTCAATAAAACAAATTAGAAGCATGAGAGgcattttgttgtgtttctttCAATAATACATACTTATTCATTGAGTGGATTTACTGGTTCCTcttaaatatctaaaatattaaaCGTTTAATAAACAATGAGAGACTTGCTAATtgcaaatatttatgtttttcaaaAATAATTGTGACATTTGAGTCTCATATTGTTACTTCTGTCATTACATCTCTGAATCTTCTCATTTTGCCTCAACAGGATTACAGTAAACTAAACCCATTGGATGTTTATATATTACTTGGACTTGGATTTTAGATcgttttattaacatttaaaatgtaagtttGTGTCACTGCTGTTCCATTCTTCTTTCATAACTCTCAGTGGTTCACTCTACTAAATATCCGGAATGTTTTTAACTCTTTCTAATTAAAAAGACAGTGACAAAACAAGAGTTTTAAATTTATCATGGACATTATTTAACAAAGTTATCACATGACAATCATGCAGCAGTTCTAAAGGCAACAAACTATTCTACAATTATTTATGATTTGCACattaaataattgtataaatTGACGCGACAAGTAGACTCATTGTAGGGACAGTTACTAAATGAGAGAAAACGTTAGTATTTGTGGTCAGTAGAGGGCAGCATAGTGTAAGATTGCAACGTTACATGAGCGATCGACTATTACTACAGACATACTTTCAACAGCATGTaggtatagtttttttttttttttatgtaacagACATAGTTGAGTTAAAACCTTCATCCTACCAGCTCTCTCTCTTCCTCCCGATTTCCCTATTTTCCTCTCTCTATTGGCCACTCATACTTTCAGTTCACTGAAAGTGAAACTCATCACTGCTTCCTTTTTAGTCTGGGTGTGGGATTCAGCagttttgtgttgttgttgtttctgtttgaTGTCTACTATCTGAGATGTTTTTGCAGTAAAATGGCAGAATCCAATGTTTCTTTGGCTCAGGATGAGTTCAGCTGTTCAGTCTGTCTGGATCTACTCAAGGATCCAGTGACCATTACCTGTGGACACAGTTATACTGTATGAGCTGCATTAAAGGCTGCTGGGATCAGGATGATCAGAAGggagtctacagctgccctcagtgcagacagaccttcacTCCAAGACCTGTTTTAGGTAAAAACACCATGCTGGCTGAAGTGCATGGAGAAACTcaaaaagacaaaactacaagCTGCGCGTCCTGATCAATGTTATGCTGCAGCTGGAGATGTGAagtgtgacgtctgtactggGAGAAAATATAAAGCCATcaagtcctgtctggtgtgtcTGAACTCCTATTGTCAAAATCAttttgaacaacatgagaatCTCTTTAAATGTAAGAGACACAGTCTAATGGATGCCACTGGACAACTACAGGAGATGATCTGCCCTCAACATGAGAAACAGCTGGAGATTTTCTGTCGCACTGATCAGCAGTGTATATGTTATCCGTGCATGATGGATGAACACAAAAACCATGACACTATCAGCTGCAGCAGAGAGGACTGAGAAACAGGTATAAATGTTACTATAATGCAAAAATAACAATTGCAGCAtgacacatattaaaatattttataaaaggtTATGGTTTATCATGCTCTATgggaaatgtatatatttaagtaaACTCTAAATAATAGTTAGCAACAGCAGTTAGCAACTACACTAACACTTAAATTTAACTGATTTGTAAGattaacaaacaaaataaatacagccGTTTCTAAAattctttttacattttcaaacttATTGGTTATGTCACGTTCaaacaaggaggtctgggtccaaatgcaggtgaggtaAGATGTAGgtttaattaacaaaataaacaaacaaagcaaaaggccaacacggcacaacaataACTTGAAacttaaaacaatacaaaataaacagaactgaaaactcAGTCAAAGATCCAGGGAACACAGAACATAccaaacacgagacaatgcagacatgaatgcagagtgagtggagatgatacttatagtcctgatagtaattgtgaacaggtgtgggtgatcagtgctaatgacaaaacagatgtgaagaatcagaggagtgagtgcaaacagcgacctcaggtggctgagggaaaacccacagccccgatcatgacagtaccccctctctaggcaAAGCCGCCTTAACCTAATGGGAGGCCCCGGGGCTGAGAGGTTTTGTAGGCCCCCCAAATCCCCCCGCCATCCACTCAATTTAGTCTCGTTTTAAAATGGTGTAATCTACATCATAAAATGCATTAGTTTCTTTCAAGACCTGGCAACAATGTGAGTTTTCCTTCTTTGAGCCAGAAAACACcataatattgttattaaaatatcTGCACCTCCGCTCCCTCCGGTGTGTGAAGCGATGTTTCTCCAGTGCTGGATGCATCTTCAGTAGCACTAGAGGCTGGTTTAAAAAATCCGGTGAGCTTTGGGATGCTCTTTAGCAGAGATTTTTCGCGCAACTCCTTCTTAATAAGGTTTTTTCTTTTCTGGGCACCGCTCTCAAACTTCCGACTAAATTAATGACACGGACACACCCAGTAGCGCAGGAAAGGGAGACCACCCCTGGTGGTGGGCTGTCACATGTCACTTCACCTGTCACGGGGGAGCTGTCAGTCTGACTGACTAACATTGTAAGCAACTATATAGACATTCAGATAATAGCTTTAGAGCCTTGaacacgagaaaaaaaaaaaaaaaaaaaacgaccatCGGAGGCCCCTAAACTTGCGAGGCCCCTGGGCTTCAGCCCAGGTAAGCCCGTGCATTAAGGCGGCCTTgtctctagggaacggcttccagacgttcccaaaaccaaaattctggagggaggaggaacggtggaaggtgcatcagggggagggatggcgggccaggcccatgcagcggagtcacgtgagcggacctcaccgccagaggaacgcgagctggcctcgccgccagcagAACATCAGCGGACtctgccgcctgaggaacgtgagctggcctcgctgccagaggaacgtcagcggacgccgccagaggaacgtgagctggcctggCCGCCTGAggaataggggtgggcgatatgacctaaaatttatatcacggtatttttcatcttttgaacggtgccggtataatatcacggtattatgttcctggtcttgttaagaagatcacaaatattgtctctgttctagagcGATACTCTCAAAGCCATTGCTGTGTGTGAGTGCAACACTTCAACTACCTTCTGGCCATTGAAACGGTCCAACTCAGGCCCTTCAATGCTGATGAATAAGAGCCACTGAGATGTGGCTTCTCCAGTCAAGTCAATTTGTTAATTGAACTGAAACCCCTATGAGGTAGTGCTAGTAATAGTTCAGCAAGTAATAatgatcagcaagatttctgtcttaatttttatagtgtcgtccatgaaaatgaggctcagaggtgccatgagtgcaattaaatctataaattcatgttgagattagtgtttttaaaataaaatttggaatccacaagtatttaagatttcaataactgaaaggatctgtcagcaggtggcggcaagacactgaaattaattactgaatcgtattgttcatttgattcgttagaacacatggttcattcaagtgactctcattatgaatgggaaattgaatcatttcactagttTAAAACGCATGTTCACTTATAAaggaaacactgctgtgtttgattgGAGAACGGCGCaacttcatttaaacacagcagtgTGTCTTGTTCCAGAATAAATTTTGACTACGAAACAGACCAAAATCGGGCATAGTGTTATTCTCAGACAatctaagtcacttaataataacgtcTCGTTTATTTAACAgctgtattaaattaatatctcatttaaaaactcccataaaaatattaaaagctgttcctcatcttagtttgcgatatcacaaagctctattataatcaacgacacTCTCTGTACTGCGATCAATCTCTTACTTATACTATCTACACTTTGTTTAGAAGGAATGAGGTATGAGATATGTCTCTGATACATTACTTTGCTGTGAGCCTAGACACTTCGGCGTTTGGCTTTTCGGTGCATTTAGAACTTGCACAACAGGAacaaagcagcgatcgtatttatctccGCCATGTCAATCGCGCCGTGTTGTTATTCGCGCGAGTGATGGGGAAACCTCCCGCGGATAAACTAGAGTGAGTGACGGGATGCGCATGCTCGCTtgacgtttggtgtgaacgcactgACTGTATGTGCGCATGCAATTGACAACcagtcgcaggcaaattaaactttagtgccttattatttagaatgagctattgttgatgtaaatgcagccgttcaaggcacataatagatttattacggtattgacggtattagaaaatccatgtcgtggcgcaatgccaCACCGGTGTTAACTAtgataccggtgtaccgcccacccctactgAGGAACGtgtgctggcctcgccgcctgaggaacgtgagctggccccgccgccagaggaacgtgagctggccccgccgccagaggaacgtgagctggcctcgccgccagaggaacgtgagctgacgccgccgccaaaggaacgtgagctgacgccgccgcggccggaacagagagagcggtcaacgccgcgtcaggagcagagagagcggtcaccgccgcgtccggaacagagagagcggtcaccgccgcgtccgaagcagagagcgcagtcaccgccgcgtccggagcagagagcgcggtcaccgccgcgtccggaacagagagagcggtcaccgccgcgtccggaacagagagagcggtcaccgccgcgtccggaacagagagagcggtcaccgccacgtccgaagcagagagcgcagtcaccgccgcgtccggagcagagagcgcggtcaccgccgcgtccggaacagagagagcggtcaccgccgcgtccggaacagagagagcggtcaccgccgcgtccgaagcagagagcgcggtcaccgccgcgtccggagcagagagcgcggtcaccgccgcgtccggaacagagagcgcggtcaccgccgcgtcaggagcagagagagcggtcaccgccgcgtccagagcagagagtgggtgatcagtgctaatgacaaaacagacgtgaagaatcagaggagtgagtgcaaacagcgacctcaggtggctgagggaaaacccacagccccgatcatgacaggtTAACAAACACATGCTGAACTACAAACTTTCCCAACAGAGGCAGCTGAAAGAGACACAGAGTAAATTTCGCCAAAGAATCCAGGAGAAACAAAAGGAGCTTGAGGAGCTGAGAGAGGCTATGGAATCTCAGAAGGTAAGTTTTGATTGGCTGCTTAAAGAGCTGTTTCAGACTCAGTTAGGACTCTCAGTCctttcagtcccactgaagccCACTGTGGGGAACAGACTGTGTAAGAGCTGAGTGAATGGACTGATTCTCTGGCTTCTCTCTctgtgtgtcctaacagcgctctgcacaggcagcagtggaggacagtgagaggatctttactgaaCTGATCCGCTCCATTGAAAGAAGCCACTCTGAGGTGACACagctgatcagagatcaggaaaaggctgcagtgagtcgagctgaagaACAGATGGAGCAACTGCAGCAGGAGATTGAAgatctgaggaggagagacgctgagctggagcagctttcacaGACAGATGATCACATCTATTTCCTCCAGGAAACAGAGATCTGACAAACAGGACAGTGTTGTACAGAGAATCAAATGTTTTTGTCTTTAGCTGGTGTTTCTATTGTGTCTTTGTGTCTATGTAGAGTTTCCGGTCTCTCTTTGTCCCTCTTGGATCTACAGACTCACCCAGCATCACTGTCAGCTCTCTTTCCTCTTTTGATGATGTTGGTAAATCTGTGTCACGTCTGAGAGAGAAACTGGAGCATTTCTGTAGAGAGGAGATAGAAAAGATATCTAATATGGGTAATGCACTGGATCCTTCATTTACTCTCAGAAATATATCAGGCATCATGCATGCATAAAAAGTATATATGGAATACATACAATGTTCTCTTTTCTTTAATATTAAACTTCAAGTGTGTTGGTTTTCATAGTAAAATACATCAAGCCAGTATCCACCCCCAAACCCAAAAAAGGAGAGGAGTTTCTACAATGTAAGTAAGAAtgtcaacacaaacacacacacacacacacacacacacacacacatgttgggtttacatgttttatggggacattgcataggcgtaatggtttttatactgtacaaaccatactttctatttccctacacctaccctacacctaaacctagccctcacaggagattgtgcacacttttacttcatcaaaaaaactcattgtgcatgatttataagcttgtttcctcatggggacctgaaaaatgtccccacaaggtcaaaatctactggtattcctatccttgtggggacatttggtccccataacgtgataaataccaggtacacacacacacacacacacacacacacacacacacacagggaagaTAAAAGAACTGTTTTCACTTCATGAAAATCTTGCCATCTGGTGTCAATAATCAAATTTAGAAGCAGCTTTTGTGTTTTATCTCTTTCAGATTCCCATCGGTTCACGCTGGATGAAAACACAGTCAATAATTACCTCCATTTGTCTGAGGAGAACAGAATGATTACTGAAACTAACACAGAGAAGTCATATCCTGATCATTCAGACAGATTTGATAGTTTGactcaggtgttgtgtagagagagtgtgtgtggacgctgttactgggaggttGAGTGGAGTGGGAGAGGAGTGGGtttatcagtgtcatataaaagCATTAGCAGGAAGGGACGGGGTGATGAATGTGCATTTGGaaataatgatcagtcctggagtttgtatTGCTTTCCCTCCAGTTACTGCAAATATTCATTCTGT encodes:
- the LOC141342452 gene encoding tripartite motif-containing protein 16-like isoform X1, translating into MAESSVSLAHDQFSCSICLDLLKDPVTLACGHSYCMSCITGVWDQEDQKGYSCPQCRQTFTPRPVLGKNTMLAEVLEKLKNTKLQDVHPDQCCSEPGDVECDVCTGDKNKAIKSCLVCLNSYCQNHLEQHETFFKGKRHNLMDATGRLQEMICPQHEKLLEVFCRSEQKCICLLCVVDKHKNHSTISVAAARTEKQRQLEETQRDFQKRIKERQKMLEKLRGTVESHKRSAQAAVEDSERIFTELIRSIEKSRSEVTQLIRDREKAAVSRAEGRLKRLEQEIDDLRRRDVELEQLSQTVDDIHFIQSFQSLSSPGSTDSPSITVSSHLSFDDVGKSVTHLREKLERFCREEIEKITGKLTYIEIFPTSEPKTREEFLQYSHQFTLDINTAHKKMCLSERNRVITYTNTVQPYPGHPGRFDTVEQVLCRESVCGRCYWEVEWSGKVGISVSYKSISRKGEENECIFGRNTQSWRLICSPSRCSFWHNSKKTKLSVVSSSSRIGVYVDHGAGTLCFYRVSNTMTLIHRVLTTFTQPLCPGFRIYFLTASHISKVKLCELNCIEGTENHV
- the LOC141342452 gene encoding tripartite motif-containing protein 16-like isoform X3, which encodes MAVSSVSLAQDQFNCSICLDLLKDPVTIPCGHSYCMSCITGVWDQDDQKGVYSCPQCRQTFTPRPVLGKNTMLAEVLEKLKKTKLQAAHVHPDQCCSEPGDVECDVCTGDKNKAIKSCLVCLNSYCQNHLEQHETFFKGKRHNLMDATGRLQEMICPQHEKLLEVFCRSEQKCICLLCVVDKHKNHSTISVAAARTEKQRQLEETQRDFQKRIKERQKMLEKLRGTVESHKRSAQAAVEDSERIFTELIRSIEKSRSEVTQLIRDREKAAVSRAEGRLKRLEQEIDDLRRRDVELEQLSQTVDDIHFIQSFQSLSSPGSTDSPSITVSSHLSFDDVGKSVTHLREKLERFCREEIEKITGKLTYIEIFPTSEPKTREEFLQYSHQFTLDINTAHKKMCLSERNRVITYTNTVQPYPGHPGRFDTVEQVLCRESVCGRCYWEVEWSGKVGISVSYKSISRKGEENECIFGRNTQSWRLICSPSRCSFWHNSKKTKLSVVSSSSRIGVYVDHGAGTLCFYRVSNTMTLIHRVLTTFTQPLCPGFRIYFLTASHISKVKLCELNCIEGTENHV
- the LOC141342452 gene encoding tripartite motif-containing protein 16-like protein isoform X2, with translation MAVSSVSLAQDQFNCSICLDLLKDPVTIPCGHSYCMSCITGVWDQDDQKGVYSCPQCRQTFTPRPVLGKNTMLAEVLEKLKKTKLQAARPAHAGSGDVECDVCTVDKNKAIKSCLVCLNSYCQNHLEQHETFFKGKKHKLMNATGRLQEMICLQNEKLLEIFCRTDQQCICYPCTINEHKNHKTVSAAAERTEKQRQLEESQRKCCQRIQERQKELEELREAVETYKRSAQAAVEDSERIFTELIRSIEKSRSEVTQLIRDREKAAVSRAEGRLKRLEQEIDDLRRRDVELEQLSQTVDDIHFIQSFQSLSSPGSTDSPSITVSSHLSFDDVGKSVTHLREKLERFCREEIEKITGKLTYIEIFPTSEPKTREEFLQYSHQFTLDINTAHKKMCLSERNRVITYTNTVQPYPGHPGRFDTVEQVLCRESVCGRCYWEVEWSGKVGISVSYKSISRKGEENECIFGRNTQSWRLICSPSRCSFWHNSKKTKLSVVSSSSRIGVYVDHGAGTLCFYRVSNTMTLIHRVLTTFTQPLCPGFRIYFLTASHISKVKLCELNCIEGTENHV